Proteins encoded together in one Canis aureus isolate CA01 chromosome 21, VMU_Caureus_v.1.0, whole genome shotgun sequence window:
- the CCDC71L gene encoding coiled-coil domain-containing protein 71L, with product MRRSVKRRRRRPPAAPAPAARGGGLRAGGGAGPEAREEKVVYSRSQLSLADSTETLGDAFKLLVPRSTEFMSSDAELWSFLCSLKHQFSPHILRSKDVYGYASCRALVPDPPPPPAARRHSRGPAARRRRRGARPAAARRRKPPPPPPPPSPPSPPSPPPLSPPPSPPLSPPPPAAAAPAAPAAPGPCFGGRSLEEIWRAATPTLTTFPTIRVGGDVWGERSLAAARRRARQVLRVNLEPVVRLRRFPVPRA from the coding sequence ATGCGGCGCAGCGTCAAGAGGCGGCGGCGCcggcccccggccgccccggccccggccgcccgGGGCGGCGGCCTTCGGGCCGGAGGAGGGGCCGGGCCCGAGGCGCGGGAGGAGAAGGTGGTGTACTCGCGGTCGCAACTGTCGCTGGCCGACAGCACCGAGACGCTGGGCGACGCCTTCAAGCTGCTGGTGCCCCGCAGCACGGAGTTCATGAGCTCGGACGCGGAGCTCTGGAGCTTCCTCTGCAGCCTCAAGCACCAGTTCTCGCCGCACATCCTGCGCAGCAAGGACGTCTACGGCTACGCCTCCTGCCGGGCCCTGGTGCCCgacccgccgccgccccccgccgcccgccgccacTCGCGCGGCCCGGCCGCCAGGAGGAGGCGCCGCGGAGCCCGGCCGGCCGCCGCCCGCCGGAGgaagccgcccccgcccccgccgccgccgtccccgccgtccccgccgtccccgccgccgctgtccccgccgccgtccccgccgctgtccccgccgccgcccgccgccgccgcccccgccgcccccgccgcccccgggcccTGCTTCGGCGGCCGCAGCCTGGAGGAGATCTGGAGGGCGGCCACCCCGACGCTGACCACCTTCCCCACCATCCGCGTCGGCGGCGACGTGTGGGGCGAGCGCAGCCTGGCGGCGGCGCGGCGCCGAGCGCGCCAGGTGCTGCGAGTGAACCTGGAACCCGTGGTGAGGCTCCGCCGCTTCCCGGTGCCCCGGGCGTGa